The Amycolatopsis sp. DG1A-15b genome window below encodes:
- a CDS encoding M20 family metallopeptidase: MTHADPVPPDDSYLRSLVEATADAVAAAEPLSSPHPGADEATRAEVTAAVERSSPDLVALSQDLHAHPEEGFAEHRSVRALADLLQRRGHEATIGVGGLDTALRVSTPPRDGPHIAVLAEYDALPGLGHACGHNVICTTAAGGFLGAATVAGRLGGRVSLIGTPAEEGGGGKEILARAGVFDDVDAVIMLHPFSHDIALHPFLGRRQLEMVFHGVGAHASAQPFMGRNALDAAVAAYQGVSALRQQLPQSDRVHGVFTDGGARPNVIPARAALLFYLRSQNPETLRDLAARMTSIAEGAAAMTGCGAELIWDAQAAYLPIRFNTALAARWTANQVITGRKPLPPGIVPESLTGSTDLGNLSYRLPALHPMLAVSGPTVALHTKEFAAAAGSETGDAGVRDGALGLALTAADYLGDAELRKAVHDEFEAAGGALDVPSFFA; the protein is encoded by the coding sequence ATGACCCACGCCGACCCCGTCCCGCCCGACGACAGCTACCTGCGTTCCCTGGTCGAGGCCACCGCCGACGCCGTCGCGGCCGCTGAACCGCTGTCCTCGCCGCACCCCGGCGCGGACGAGGCGACGCGGGCCGAAGTGACCGCCGCGGTCGAGCGCAGCTCACCCGATCTTGTGGCGTTGAGCCAAGATCTGCACGCCCATCCCGAGGAGGGGTTCGCCGAACACCGGTCCGTGCGGGCCCTGGCCGATCTCCTGCAGCGCCGCGGCCACGAAGCCACGATCGGCGTCGGCGGGCTCGACACCGCGCTGCGCGTCAGCACACCGCCACGAGACGGGCCGCACATCGCCGTGCTCGCCGAGTACGACGCGCTGCCCGGGCTCGGCCACGCCTGCGGCCACAACGTCATCTGCACCACCGCCGCGGGCGGTTTCCTCGGCGCCGCCACCGTCGCCGGGCGGCTCGGCGGCCGCGTCAGCCTGATCGGCACGCCCGCCGAGGAAGGCGGCGGCGGCAAGGAGATCCTCGCCCGCGCCGGCGTGTTCGACGACGTCGACGCGGTGATCATGCTGCACCCGTTCAGCCACGACATCGCCCTGCACCCGTTCCTCGGGCGGCGTCAGCTGGAGATGGTCTTCCACGGTGTCGGCGCGCACGCGAGCGCCCAGCCGTTCATGGGCCGCAACGCGCTCGACGCCGCCGTCGCCGCGTACCAAGGCGTCTCGGCGCTGCGCCAGCAGCTCCCGCAGAGCGACCGCGTCCACGGCGTGTTCACCGACGGCGGCGCCCGGCCCAACGTCATCCCGGCCCGCGCCGCGCTGCTGTTCTACCTCCGGTCCCAGAACCCGGAGACCCTGCGCGACCTCGCCGCCCGTATGACGTCGATCGCCGAAGGCGCCGCGGCGATGACCGGCTGCGGCGCCGAGCTGATCTGGGACGCCCAGGCCGCCTACCTGCCGATCCGGTTCAACACCGCGCTCGCCGCGCGGTGGACGGCCAACCAGGTGATCACCGGCCGCAAACCGCTCCCGCCGGGCATCGTGCCGGAGTCGCTCACCGGTTCCACGGACCTCGGCAACCTGTCGTACCGCCTTCCCGCGCTGCACCCCATGCTCGCGGTTTCGGGCCCCACGGTGGCGTTGCACACCAAGGAGTTCGCGGCCGCGGCCGGATCGGAGACGGGCGACGCGGGCGTCCGCGACGGCGCGCTGGGCCTGGCCCTGACCGCGGCCGACTACCTCGGCGACGCCGAGTTGCGGAAGGCGGTGCACGACGAGTTCGAGGCAGCGGGAGGTGCGCTGGACGTCCCGTCGTTCTTCGCTTGA
- a CDS encoding trypsin-like peptidase domain-containing protein, which translates to MTENESRPGPASTGGHQPHHSTQQYGPYAQYAYQQQAAPNPLFTPPQAPGAQAPTALKAKPRKGGRVAMIVSATALGAALVGGVGGAAIVGLTTTSADGATTSISTPAANGQTVANSTSGDVSAVAAKVTPSVVQINVTTGQGEAIGSGVILTSDGRILTNAHVVDGAQNVVITTSDGKKYQASVVGADTKADIAVVQAQNASGLTAASLGDSSKLAVGQEVVAIGSPGGLQNTVTTGIVSALNRNLSDIGQGEQQQRSPFSRTSNQSNDSPSYTAIQTDAAINQGNSGGALVDAQGNVIGINSALYSPSASANGSAGSVGIGFAIPINDAKKIVDQIVNN; encoded by the coding sequence ATGACCGAGAACGAGAGTCGGCCCGGCCCCGCCTCAACCGGTGGGCACCAGCCGCACCACAGCACTCAGCAGTACGGGCCGTACGCGCAGTACGCCTACCAGCAGCAGGCCGCGCCGAATCCGCTCTTCACGCCACCCCAGGCTCCCGGCGCCCAGGCCCCCACGGCGCTGAAGGCCAAGCCGCGCAAGGGTGGCCGGGTCGCGATGATCGTCAGCGCGACCGCGCTCGGTGCCGCGCTGGTCGGCGGCGTCGGCGGCGCGGCGATCGTCGGGCTCACGACGACTTCGGCGGACGGCGCGACGACCTCGATCAGCACGCCGGCCGCGAACGGGCAGACGGTCGCGAACTCGACCTCCGGCGACGTCAGCGCCGTCGCGGCGAAGGTCACGCCGAGTGTCGTCCAAATCAACGTCACGACCGGCCAGGGCGAGGCCATCGGCTCCGGCGTCATCCTCACTTCGGACGGCCGGATCCTGACCAACGCGCACGTCGTCGACGGCGCCCAGAACGTCGTCATCACCACGTCCGACGGCAAGAAGTACCAGGCCAGCGTGGTCGGCGCGGACACCAAGGCGGACATCGCCGTGGTCCAGGCGCAGAACGCCAGTGGCCTGACCGCGGCGAGCCTGGGCGACTCGAGCAAGCTCGCCGTCGGCCAGGAAGTGGTTGCGATCGGCTCGCCGGGCGGTCTGCAGAACACCGTCACCACCGGCATCGTCAGCGCGCTGAACCGGAACCTGTCCGACATCGGGCAGGGCGAGCAGCAGCAGCGCTCGCCGTTCAGCCGCACGTCGAACCAGAGCAACGACTCACCCAGCTACACCGCGATCCAGACCGACGCCGCGATCAACCAGGGCAACTCCGGCGGCGCGCTGGTCGACGCCCAGGGCAACGTGATCGGCATCAACTCGGCGCTGTACAGCCCTTCGGCCTCGGCCAACGGCTCGGCGGGCAGCGTCGGGATCGGGTTCGCCATCCCGATCAACGACGCGAAGAAGATCGTCGACCAGATCGTGAACAACTAG
- a CDS encoding DUF3224 domain-containing protein translates to MTSTATASFTVDQWEPQATEEFGGNELARVAIAKTFTGAVEGTSKVELLTATNATSRAYVGFERLEVSVDGRKGSFVLHHTADESGMALKILTGSGAGELTGISGTANIEIDGEDHHLTLTYTL, encoded by the coding sequence ATGACCAGCACCGCCACCGCGTCGTTCACCGTCGACCAGTGGGAGCCGCAGGCAACCGAGGAGTTCGGAGGCAACGAGCTCGCCCGGGTGGCGATCGCCAAGACGTTCACCGGGGCGGTCGAAGGGACCAGCAAGGTCGAGCTGCTGACGGCCACCAACGCGACGTCGCGCGCGTACGTCGGCTTCGAGCGGCTCGAGGTCTCGGTCGACGGCCGCAAGGGCAGCTTCGTCCTGCACCACACGGCCGACGAGTCGGGGATGGCCTTGAAGATCCTCACCGGGTCCGGGGCCGGCGAGCTGACCGGGATTTCCGGGACGGCGAACATCGAGATCGACGGCGAGGATCACCACTTGACCCTCACCTACACGCTCTGA